In the genome of Nitrospinota bacterium, one region contains:
- a CDS encoding 5-methyltetrahydrofolate--homocysteine methyltransferase, translated as MKFEEVLGNQVLVLDGAMGTMVQNLELDDAAFGGPAFKMLTDLLIFSRPDDLEGIHLKYLQAGANLIETNTFGASPLRLKEFDFTQIDLDDIKAVPQNLDLKKSDYSAITHSLNVEGCRIARKAIDSYKNDPGYDGRPLFIAGSIGPSNYVLSKTEAALNRATWDQIVDNNFRQVRGLIEGGADVLLFETQQDILELKASLLGARKAFEEAGKRLPIMAQVTVDGFSKMQIFNTDIHAALVAIEGMGISTFGINCNTGPELMEKTVEKLSKICRLPISIVPNAGQPVSENGKTCYKLEPESMADYVERFVKERGVSIVGGCCGTTPEHIRALSDRVKGVVPNRKQVEKQVFVSGPQEAVTLSGSDALIRIGERLNVRGSKKVREAVERDDGVQMEVLEEVVEEQVKDLGIEIIDVCMDSNIVETETVLPEAIYELTSDFKGVMCIDSFSVEALQTAIESYPGRPIINSISLEEYQDGVSKLDAVLSQTKQHHPVYVALVNGLEGPGQTADEKYDLAAEIVRQAKENHGVTPDQILIDVNAYPIGSESVEGLNFCAETLNCLPRIKAIHPELKTSIGVGNLTNGLASKPYMRKVLTSVFLDEARNAGLDCAILNPHHYVPLESLEKSDVELARKVILDRDMAAFEELESIAQTKKTGVQVKKIDYDDLSLEESICQRIKDGFKQKEEGVIKKEGGEFPYKDRIVVDVAKAVEKYEPLHFISGHLMTAMRELGDAFGRGEVSLPHLLKSADVMRHVMQFLEGFMRFKSGVEPGEAIDYKGVVVIGTVYQDVHSIGKDLAKTLLENYGYRVIDLGVQVPLEQFIETARQENADAIGMSALLVQTSNHMITVSKMLMEQNYSIPLLLGGAPVNSRHAGYVAMHGHDDINAILDNIFYCGSGMDGVNTMGLLMDKEQRPGLLKENKEKLLREYQKAKGIQEEKDELLKTLPRRKVSFRHHESPSDGYGIHKVEFKLHKLAGSMDRKSLYSLNWKFGKKSSWIHKGVTLKQLQDLEKTWIEKAEENSWIVPKARFGLFPAQSDGDEVIIYD; from the coding sequence TTGAAATTTGAAGAAGTCTTAGGAAATCAAGTCCTTGTGCTGGATGGAGCCATGGGAACGATGGTCCAGAACCTGGAACTGGATGACGCTGCTTTTGGTGGGCCTGCATTTAAAATGCTGACCGACCTGTTAATATTTTCCCGGCCTGATGACTTGGAAGGCATCCATCTCAAATATTTACAGGCCGGGGCCAACCTGATTGAGACCAATACATTTGGGGCCTCACCTTTACGATTAAAAGAATTCGATTTTACTCAAATCGATCTGGACGATATCAAGGCGGTTCCGCAAAACCTCGACTTGAAAAAATCCGACTATTCAGCCATCACTCATTCTTTGAATGTAGAGGGTTGCCGCATAGCCAGAAAAGCTATCGATAGTTATAAAAATGATCCAGGCTATGATGGTCGCCCATTGTTCATTGCAGGTTCCATTGGTCCTTCCAATTATGTCTTATCCAAAACCGAGGCGGCGCTCAACAGGGCTACCTGGGATCAAATTGTAGACAACAACTTTAGACAGGTGCGTGGCTTGATCGAAGGTGGTGCCGATGTTCTTTTATTTGAAACCCAACAGGACATTCTCGAGTTAAAAGCATCGTTGTTGGGCGCGAGAAAAGCTTTTGAAGAAGCGGGCAAACGTCTTCCCATTATGGCCCAGGTGACGGTGGATGGGTTCTCAAAAATGCAAATCTTCAATACAGATATTCATGCCGCCCTTGTTGCGATTGAAGGTATGGGTATTTCTACTTTTGGCATCAACTGCAACACGGGACCTGAGTTGATGGAAAAAACAGTAGAAAAACTTAGCAAGATCTGCCGTTTGCCAATCTCCATTGTCCCTAATGCCGGTCAACCTGTCTCTGAAAATGGAAAGACCTGTTACAAACTGGAACCGGAATCCATGGCGGACTATGTAGAACGTTTTGTTAAAGAACGAGGTGTGTCGATTGTCGGGGGTTGTTGTGGAACAACTCCGGAACATATTCGTGCTTTATCTGACCGGGTGAAAGGGGTTGTTCCTAACAGAAAGCAAGTAGAAAAACAGGTTTTTGTTTCCGGTCCGCAGGAGGCAGTCACTCTTAGTGGCTCAGATGCCTTGATCCGTATTGGAGAAAGGCTGAACGTGAGGGGCAGCAAGAAGGTGCGTGAAGCGGTTGAGCGTGATGACGGGGTGCAGATGGAGGTTTTAGAGGAAGTCGTTGAAGAGCAGGTAAAGGACCTGGGGATTGAAATTATTGATGTGTGTATGGACAGTAATATTGTCGAAACCGAAACGGTTTTACCGGAAGCGATCTATGAACTGACCAGTGATTTCAAAGGGGTGATGTGCATCGATTCTTTTTCTGTTGAAGCATTGCAGACGGCGATAGAATCCTATCCCGGCAGGCCGATCATCAACTCCATCAGTCTTGAGGAATATCAGGACGGTGTCAGCAAACTGGATGCCGTCTTGTCGCAAACGAAACAACATCATCCTGTTTATGTTGCTCTAGTGAACGGACTCGAAGGCCCGGGCCAGACAGCGGATGAAAAATATGATCTTGCCGCGGAAATTGTCCGCCAGGCTAAAGAAAACCATGGCGTGACACCCGACCAGATTTTAATTGATGTCAATGCGTATCCCATAGGATCAGAATCGGTAGAAGGGTTGAATTTCTGCGCTGAGACTTTGAATTGTCTGCCTCGCATCAAAGCAATTCACCCTGAATTGAAAACGAGTATTGGAGTTGGCAATCTGACCAACGGACTTGCTTCGAAGCCTTATATGAGAAAAGTTTTGACCAGTGTATTTTTGGATGAAGCCAGGAATGCAGGTCTGGACTGCGCCATTTTAAATCCTCACCATTATGTACCTCTTGAGAGCCTGGAAAAAAGTGATGTGGAATTAGCTCGTAAAGTTATTCTTGATCGGGACATGGCGGCTTTTGAAGAGTTGGAATCGATTGCGCAGACGAAAAAAACAGGTGTCCAGGTAAAGAAAATTGATTATGACGACCTTTCACTTGAGGAGAGTATTTGCCAGAGAATCAAAGACGGGTTCAAGCAAAAGGAAGAAGGCGTCATAAAAAAAGAGGGTGGTGAGTTTCCTTATAAGGACAGAATAGTCGTCGATGTTGCCAAAGCTGTTGAAAAATACGAACCGTTACATTTTATAAGCGGACACCTGATGACGGCCATGCGTGAATTAGGCGATGCATTTGGCCGGGGAGAAGTGAGTCTGCCGCATTTACTGAAAAGTGCTGATGTAATGCGCCATGTCATGCAGTTTTTAGAAGGTTTTATGCGTTTTAAAAGTGGTGTCGAGCCGGGTGAGGCCATTGACTATAAAGGTGTGGTGGTCATCGGCACCGTTTATCAGGATGTGCATAGCATTGGTAAAGACCTCGCAAAAACATTACTTGAAAACTATGGCTACCGGGTGATTGACCTTGGTGTTCAGGTTCCGCTTGAACAGTTTATAGAAACTGCCAGGCAGGAAAATGCTGATGCAATAGGCATGAGCGCATTGCTGGTGCAAACCTCAAACCACATGATCACCGTTTCAAAAATGTTGATGGAACAAAATTACTCCATTCCCTTGTTATTGGGCGGGGCTCCAGTGAATTCTCGCCATGCGGGATATGTAGCCATGCATGGGCATGATGACATCAATGCAATTCTGGATAATATTTTTTATTGTGGTAGCGGAATGGATGGTGTCAACACTATGGGACTTCTCATGGACAAAGAACAACGCCCCGGACTGTTGAAGGAAAATAAGGAAAAACTACTGCGTGAATATCAAAAGGCGAAGGGAATTCAGGAGGAGAAGGACGAACTTTTAAAGACCCTGCCAAGAAGAAAAGTCAGCTTCAGGCATCATGAAAGTCCTTCAGACGGATACGGAATCCATAAAGTTGAATTCAAACTGCATAAACTTGCAGGAAGTATGGATAGAAAAAGCCTGTATTCGCTGAATTGGAAGTTCGGTAAAAAATCCAGTTGGATTCATAAAGGTGTGACGCTGAAACAACTTCAGGATTTGGAAAAAACCTGGATTGAAAAAGCCGAAGAAAATAGCTGGATTGTACCCAAGGCCAGATTTGGACTTTTTCCCGCTCAATCTGATGGTGATGAGGTCATTATTTATGATC
- a CDS encoding formylglycine-generating enzyme family protein: MPITLIESINFSGQPSKEKSVNRFSPSISVKGISETVFMQFFQSKSLFAVILFVLVFPGCVEKIPEGMILIPSGEFTIGSSEIDEENHALSLGLNKPWFADETPERRIDIPDFYIDRYEVTNQQYFIFCQATDHKPPRYWKGQKYPEGMDRMPVTQVSYFDASAYAKWAGKRLPNELEWEKAARGRAGFVYPWGDDFIPGIANLSLSPRTKTGQGLKPVGSFPKSASPYGVQDMIGNVWEWVWEYYQPYPDSEFKSPAYEKKHIVVRGMSYMGVGHFSKKDFLKVVSLKARASYREHLSPLARQADVGFRCAKDRPPFMERVFGVKSDSAKESKDI, translated from the coding sequence ATGCCGATCACTTTGATCGAGTCCATTAATTTTTCCGGGCAACCGTCCAAAGAAAAATCGGTTAACCGGTTTTCTCCATCAATATCTGTTAAAGGGATTTCGGAAACAGTTTTCATGCAATTCTTCCAGTCAAAGTCATTGTTTGCAGTCATTCTTTTTGTTTTGGTTTTTCCTGGTTGTGTGGAAAAAATCCCTGAAGGTATGATTTTAATTCCTTCAGGAGAGTTTACCATTGGATCCAGTGAGATTGATGAGGAAAACCACGCTCTTTCTTTGGGACTCAATAAACCCTGGTTTGCTGATGAAACTCCTGAGCGTCGTATAGACATCCCCGATTTTTATATTGACCGGTATGAGGTGACCAACCAGCAATATTTTATTTTTTGCCAGGCAACCGACCATAAACCGCCGCGTTACTGGAAGGGACAGAAGTATCCTGAAGGAATGGATCGCATGCCGGTGACACAGGTGAGCTATTTTGATGCAAGTGCCTACGCTAAATGGGCAGGCAAGCGATTGCCTAATGAATTGGAGTGGGAAAAAGCCGCGAGAGGCAGAGCCGGGTTCGTCTATCCCTGGGGCGATGACTTTATACCGGGTATTGCCAATCTCAGCTTGTCACCTAGAACGAAAACTGGGCAGGGATTGAAACCCGTGGGCAGTTTCCCGAAATCAGCAAGCCCTTATGGGGTTCAGGACATGATCGGCAATGTCTGGGAATGGGTTTGGGAATATTACCAGCCATATCCTGATAGCGAGTTTAAATCCCCCGCTTATGAAAAGAAACATATCGTGGTGAGAGGGATGTCTTATATGGGTGTGGGACATTTCAGCAAAAAGGATTTTTTAAAAGTTGTTTCACTAAAGGCGCGCGCATCTTACCGTGAGCACCTCAGTCCTTTAGCCCGTCAAGCAGATGTGGGTTTTCGTTGCGCCAAAGACCGCCCTCCATTTATGGAAAGAGTTTTTGGAGTTAAATCTGATTCGGCGAAAGAATCGAAAGATATTTGA
- the uvrC gene encoding excinuclease ABC subunit UvrC, with protein sequence MAENTFQTRVVKLDKKIKKIIETIPRLPGIYIMKDSRSEILYIGKAKILKNRVRSYFQSSRNLHPRTRMFLNKVRDIKFLTTKTEAEALILESNFVKKHQPRYNVLLKDDKHYPYLRLTTQEKFPRLEVVRKVRKDKATYFGPYTMVKEVRETIRLIYKIFPLRQSKDKLDGQPVRRPCLNYQMGRCLAPCAGKVLPEEYKTVVEDVELFLKGKNAVLLKNLKAGMESAASEMRYEEAAVFRDKIQAVQTVLDKQKIISTSLQDQDIIAYCSEKDQAMAQVLIIREGKMLSEKIFKMKSLNEMVEDETLSSFLKQYYAEEVALPAEILLPHPVEDSELIANWLSEKKGSRVKLEIPVIGKKRDLVKMAEENARFAMRMERDKGDVGTRSLEELQTALGLSHFPEVIEGFDLSNISGSHAVGSVVVFENALAEKSKYRRYKIATVKGIDDYAMLREVMTRRYRRILDEGTPLPNLVLIDGGKGHLSSAREVLEALDIIDRVDLACIAKGKYRNNLDTDEVYLVHKKEPVLFKENSPSRFLMQRIRDEAHRFAISYHRRLRGKETLSSPLEEIPGIGKKRRLQLLKHFGSLENIRKASVEELTSLPGITLSLAEKLRQHDIGPV encoded by the coding sequence ATTGCTGAAAATACTTTCCAAACCAGGGTCGTTAAGTTGGATAAAAAAATAAAAAAAATTATCGAAACTATTCCCAGGTTACCCGGGATTTATATCATGAAGGATTCCCGGTCGGAAATTCTTTATATTGGCAAGGCCAAGATTCTGAAAAACAGGGTCCGTTCTTATTTCCAGAGTTCTCGCAATTTGCATCCTAGGACCAGGATGTTTCTGAATAAAGTTCGCGATATAAAATTCTTGACCACCAAAACTGAAGCTGAAGCACTAATTCTGGAAAGCAATTTCGTAAAGAAGCATCAGCCTCGTTACAATGTTCTTCTTAAAGATGATAAACATTATCCATATTTACGTCTGACCACGCAGGAAAAATTTCCACGGCTTGAGGTAGTGCGAAAGGTGCGCAAAGACAAAGCCACTTATTTTGGCCCCTACACCATGGTCAAGGAAGTCAGGGAAACGATAAGGTTGATATACAAAATTTTTCCGCTTCGCCAAAGCAAAGACAAACTGGATGGACAACCCGTTCGACGACCTTGCCTGAATTACCAGATGGGACGGTGCCTGGCCCCGTGTGCTGGAAAGGTGTTGCCCGAAGAATACAAAACCGTGGTCGAGGATGTGGAACTATTCCTGAAGGGTAAAAACGCAGTTCTGCTGAAAAACCTGAAAGCAGGAATGGAATCTGCCGCCTCTGAGATGCGCTACGAAGAAGCCGCGGTTTTCAGGGATAAAATCCAGGCGGTTCAAACGGTATTAGACAAACAGAAAATCATTTCAACTTCCCTGCAGGACCAGGATATCATCGCATATTGTTCTGAAAAAGATCAGGCCATGGCCCAAGTCCTGATAATCCGTGAGGGAAAAATGCTGAGCGAAAAAATATTCAAAATGAAATCGCTCAACGAAATGGTAGAGGACGAAACCCTGTCCTCCTTTCTCAAACAGTATTATGCGGAAGAGGTGGCGTTGCCGGCGGAAATACTGTTGCCGCACCCTGTTGAAGATTCGGAGTTGATTGCGAACTGGTTATCAGAAAAAAAAGGGTCTCGCGTGAAACTGGAAATACCTGTTATCGGCAAAAAACGTGACCTGGTAAAAATGGCGGAAGAAAACGCCCGTTTTGCCATGAGGATGGAACGTGACAAGGGTGATGTGGGCACGCGTTCTTTGGAAGAATTGCAAACAGCCCTTGGTTTGAGTCATTTCCCTGAAGTGATCGAGGGCTTTGATTTGTCCAATATTTCTGGAAGCCATGCCGTGGGTTCAGTGGTGGTATTTGAAAACGCTTTGGCGGAAAAATCAAAATATCGACGCTACAAGATTGCCACAGTAAAAGGCATTGATGACTATGCCATGCTTAGAGAAGTAATGACTCGCCGTTATCGGCGTATCCTTGATGAGGGCACCCCATTACCTAACCTGGTTCTTATTGATGGAGGTAAAGGACATTTGAGTTCAGCTCGTGAGGTCCTCGAGGCGTTGGATATCATTGACCGGGTTGATTTAGCCTGTATTGCCAAAGGCAAATATCGTAACAACCTTGATACGGATGAGGTCTACCTGGTACATAAAAAAGAACCGGTGTTGTTTAAAGAAAACTCTCCCTCCAGATTTCTCATGCAACGAATTCGCGATGAAGCTCACCGGTTCGCAATTTCTTATCACCGCCGTTTGAGAGGTAAGGAGACTTTGAGTTCTCCTTTAGAGGAAATTCCGGGGATAGGCAAAAAAAGACGTTTACAGCTCTTAAAACATTTTGGCAGTCTGGAAAACATACGTAAAGCCTCTGTAGAGGAATTGACGTCCCTGCCGGGTATTACACTCTCTCTGGCAGAAAAACTGCGCCAGCATGATATTGGACCCGTTTAA
- a CDS encoding tetratricopeptide repeat protein, giving the protein MNKLFSRLKETFGKIISDLASKGEKSPAAEETPARSPSELKIQAELLKEKVKKNPKDLKSLYGLGEVFIEMHRYGDAISPLRELVKHSPEHKSGLLMLGRAQMEMGRDESALENLEEALRLDPESMTVKKALCQAHSNLSTAFGRIKNQKQAELHFKEAVKIIPNFGPAHLSMAICYTEWGRYQEALAKIKEALNMDKNLTVEAHYRYGEVYTKLKDVKKAIKHYKESIAVDPVAAMPNLRLGTLYFKLKKYKDAVEPLRKSIRHSHICLRRLLQARSFADETQGLPLS; this is encoded by the coding sequence ATGAATAAACTGTTTTCCCGGTTAAAAGAAACCTTTGGCAAAATCATTTCCGATCTTGCCAGCAAGGGAGAGAAAAGCCCCGCTGCAGAAGAGACTCCTGCACGTTCCCCATCTGAACTCAAGATACAGGCGGAACTTCTCAAGGAGAAGGTCAAAAAAAATCCTAAAGATCTTAAATCCCTTTACGGTTTGGGAGAGGTGTTTATTGAAATGCATCGTTATGGTGATGCTATCTCCCCTTTGCGTGAATTGGTCAAACATTCTCCTGAACACAAGAGTGGACTTTTGATGTTAGGTAGGGCGCAAATGGAGATGGGGCGTGATGAGTCCGCCCTGGAAAACCTTGAAGAAGCCCTTCGTCTGGACCCGGAAAGCATGACTGTCAAAAAAGCTCTCTGTCAGGCTCACAGCAATTTGTCTACAGCGTTTGGAAGGATCAAAAACCAAAAGCAGGCCGAGCTCCATTTTAAAGAGGCTGTCAAAATTATTCCAAACTTTGGCCCTGCCCATCTTTCAATGGCAATCTGTTATACGGAGTGGGGGCGTTATCAGGAAGCCCTGGCGAAAATCAAGGAAGCCTTGAATATGGATAAGAACCTTACGGTAGAAGCTCACTACAGGTATGGCGAAGTGTATACCAAGCTGAAAGATGTTAAAAAAGCCATTAAACATTATAAAGAGTCGATTGCGGTAGACCCCGTTGCGGCCATGCCCAATTTGAGACTGGGAACACTTTATTTCAAATTAAAAAAATATAAGGATGCTGTCGAACCATTGCGCAAGTCAATCAGACACAGTCACATATGCCTCCGAAGGTTACTTCAGGCTCGGAGTTTCGCTGATGAAACTCAAGGACTACCACTCAGCTGA
- a CDS encoding DegT/DnrJ/EryC1/StrS family aminotransferase, protein MSVDLPYHKSWLEEEEHQEVEDTLKSGWLTTGPKTQKFEEAFKNYIGCKHALALNSCTAGLNLALALQNFDEGDEVITTPMTFPATANAVLLQGLKPVFVDIEPGTLTIDPKKIEAKITPRTRAIIPVHFAGHPCDMTPIQEIADHNKLVIIEDAAHALEAKYKGQKIGNMGNATAFSFYANKNITTGEGGMLVTNDDNLAEAIRVMRLQGISRDAWKRFGKSGFSHWEQTLAGHKCNMTDLNASLGLHQIKKIDRFMALRKKYVSMYDKAFAEMPELETLAVRDYADPAHHIYVIALQLDRLTTDRDGLLDEIQSSGIGVAVHYVALHLQPYYVKNFKTKPQDFPIASNYSERVISIPLYPKMSTGDVERVIGTVKDLVKKFKR, encoded by the coding sequence ATGAGTGTCGATCTGCCATATCATAAGTCCTGGCTGGAGGAAGAGGAGCATCAAGAAGTTGAAGATACCCTGAAATCCGGCTGGTTGACCACGGGTCCTAAAACTCAAAAATTTGAAGAAGCATTTAAAAATTATATAGGCTGCAAGCATGCATTGGCGCTGAACTCCTGCACTGCTGGACTGAACCTGGCACTTGCGCTGCAAAACTTTGATGAAGGGGACGAGGTGATCACCACTCCGATGACCTTTCCCGCCACTGCTAATGCTGTTCTTCTACAAGGATTAAAGCCTGTTTTTGTTGATATCGAACCGGGCACCCTCACCATAGATCCTAAAAAAATAGAAGCTAAGATCACGCCGCGCACTCGAGCCATCATTCCCGTACATTTTGCCGGTCACCCATGTGATATGACACCGATTCAGGAAATCGCGGACCATAACAAACTGGTTATCATTGAAGATGCGGCACACGCGCTGGAAGCAAAATACAAAGGACAAAAAATTGGCAATATGGGAAATGCAACAGCCTTCAGCTTTTATGCCAATAAAAATATCACTACTGGGGAAGGCGGTATGCTGGTAACCAATGATGATAATCTGGCTGAAGCCATTCGTGTAATGAGGTTACAGGGAATCAGCCGCGATGCCTGGAAACGTTTTGGCAAAAGCGGATTTTCCCACTGGGAGCAAACCCTGGCAGGTCATAAATGTAATATGACCGACCTGAATGCCTCGCTTGGACTGCACCAGATCAAAAAAATAGACCGGTTCATGGCTTTACGAAAAAAATATGTTTCGATGTATGATAAGGCTTTTGCCGAGATGCCGGAGCTGGAAACTCTGGCTGTGCGAGACTATGCTGATCCTGCCCATCATATATATGTTATCGCTCTCCAATTGGACCGCTTGACGACAGACCGGGATGGGTTGCTGGATGAAATTCAGTCTTCCGGCATAGGAGTGGCTGTGCATTATGTTGCGTTGCACCTGCAACCTTATTATGTGAAAAATTTTAAAACCAAGCCCCAGGATTTTCCGATAGCTTCAAACTACTCTGAGAGAGTGATAAGTATTCCACTGTATCCGAAAATGTCCACCGGTGATGTTGAGCGGGTGATTGGAACAGTGAAAGACCTCGTCAAAAAATTCAAGCGTTAA
- a CDS encoding oxidoreductase: MRKIGLFLSFILFSQTVFAFSLVPHSHKLDLLDLNLPPDVSINVFASDVPRARHMAFDDQGVLFLSQAKAGKVVALPDIDKNGKADKTVLVLENRNAPHGLVFIQLDDGYYLYIAEETQVIRLKRLGKPFEFGKPETIINNIPGGGHYTRTIKIKNNKLYLSVGSSCNVCIEDNPLRAAISRFNLDGSGGEVFAEGLRNSVGIEFSPYSGDLWGVNNGRDMLGDHHPKEELNIIRQGKHYGWPYCYESQIFDEDFSRKFDCSKTEPPAHMFTAHMAPLGLAFYQKGNLPAKYDHSVFIAFHGSWNRSVPAGYKVVRLKLDASGNILGHEDFITGWLTESGAPDGRPVDIEQSPEGDLYLSDDYLGVVYRITKN, from the coding sequence ATGCGAAAAATAGGATTATTTCTTAGTTTTATTCTGTTTTCCCAAACAGTTTTTGCTTTTTCCCTGGTGCCGCATTCTCATAAACTGGATCTTTTAGATCTCAATCTGCCTCCTGATGTCAGCATCAACGTATTCGCTTCAGATGTACCGCGTGCCAGGCACATGGCTTTTGACGATCAGGGAGTCCTTTTTCTCAGTCAGGCGAAAGCAGGAAAAGTAGTGGCCCTGCCCGATATCGATAAAAACGGCAAGGCTGATAAAACGGTTCTCGTCCTTGAAAACAGAAATGCTCCTCATGGACTGGTTTTCATTCAACTGGATGACGGATATTACCTCTACATCGCGGAGGAAACCCAGGTAATCCGCCTGAAGCGTCTCGGCAAGCCTTTCGAGTTTGGGAAACCGGAAACCATCATCAATAACATTCCTGGTGGGGGACACTACACCCGCACAATAAAAATAAAAAACAATAAATTATATTTGTCCGTGGGTTCATCCTGCAATGTCTGCATTGAAGATAATCCATTACGTGCCGCAATCTCACGGTTTAATCTTGATGGTTCCGGCGGAGAAGTTTTCGCAGAAGGGTTACGCAATTCCGTAGGCATTGAGTTTTCACCCTACTCAGGGGATTTATGGGGAGTCAATAATGGTCGAGACATGCTGGGAGACCACCATCCTAAAGAAGAACTGAATATTATCCGGCAGGGAAAACATTATGGCTGGCCTTACTGTTATGAATCACAAATTTTCGATGAAGATTTTAGCAGAAAATTTGACTGCTCTAAAACCGAACCTCCAGCTCACATGTTCACCGCACACATGGCCCCGCTTGGACTGGCGTTTTACCAGAAAGGGAACCTTCCCGCAAAATATGATCACAGTGTGTTCATAGCTTTTCACGGTTCCTGGAACCGCTCTGTCCCGGCAGGGTATAAAGTAGTACGACTTAAACTTGATGCCAGTGGCAATATTCTCGGTCATGAAGATTTTATAACAGGCTGGTTAACAGAAAGTGGTGCTCCGGATGGGCGACCGGTAGATATCGAACAGTCGCCTGAAGGCGATCTTTATCTTTCTGACGATTATCTTGGTGTGGTTTACCGCATCACAAAAAATTAG
- a CDS encoding sodium-dependent transporter produces the protein MKTETNNKRGFWASRLGFILAASGSAVGLGNIWKFPYIVGQNGGGAFVLIYLVCIFIIGTPIMLTEFTLGRRTNRNPVGAFEQLKPNSPWTGIGYMGVLAGFLILSFYGVVGGWTFAYIVKAISGSVMGFSSPKEAGEFFGNFIGNTSEVLFYHALFMGTCIAIVLRGIHGGIEKACDILMPTLVIILFLLMLRSLTLDGAMEGVAFYLTPDFSKISANVVLIALGQAFFSLSLGMGCMITYGSYLSEKENLTSSTVYVVMFDTLIALLVGMVIFPAVFAMGLEPTEGPGLVFSVLPTVFASMPMGHGVAVIFFLLLAIAAITSGISLLEVVVAYFIDQRGWPRKKAVLIVGLMIFAFGVPSGLSFGVMADIKFLGMNFFDHVDNIASNYFLPLGGMLTAIFVGWVWGTKNAHEEIEKNENKFGFPWAQCWEFLIRYISPVAVGFVFIAKFFP, from the coding sequence ATGAAGACCGAAACCAATAATAAACGTGGGTTCTGGGCCAGTCGATTGGGATTTATTCTTGCCGCTTCCGGTTCCGCTGTGGGACTCGGCAATATCTGGAAGTTTCCCTATATCGTAGGACAAAATGGTGGCGGAGCGTTTGTACTCATTTACCTTGTTTGCATCTTCATAATCGGCACCCCCATCATGTTGACCGAGTTTACTCTTGGGCGAAGGACCAACCGAAATCCTGTCGGTGCCTTTGAACAACTAAAGCCCAACTCGCCCTGGACCGGTATCGGGTATATGGGCGTTCTCGCAGGTTTTTTGATTCTTTCCTTTTACGGTGTGGTGGGCGGCTGGACCTTTGCTTACATAGTAAAAGCAATCAGTGGTTCAGTGATGGGGTTCTCGTCCCCAAAAGAAGCAGGAGAGTTTTTCGGAAACTTCATAGGAAATACTTCCGAAGTCCTTTTTTATCATGCATTGTTCATGGGTACCTGTATCGCTATCGTATTAAGGGGTATACATGGCGGTATTGAGAAGGCCTGCGATATTCTCATGCCGACACTGGTTATCATCCTTTTCCTTTTAATGTTACGTTCTCTAACATTAGATGGAGCGATGGAAGGGGTTGCTTTTTACCTGACTCCCGACTTCAGCAAAATCAGTGCTAACGTAGTATTGATTGCGCTGGGGCAGGCCTTCTTCTCACTCAGCCTGGGTATGGGATGCATGATCACCTACGGCAGTTACCTTTCTGAAAAAGAAAACCTGACCTCTTCTACTGTTTACGTGGTGATGTTCGACACCCTCATCGCCCTTTTAGTTGGCATGGTTATTTTTCCGGCAGTATTCGCGATGGGGCTCGAACCTACAGAAGGGCCGGGTCTGGTTTTCAGCGTACTCCCCACCGTGTTCGCCAGCATGCCAATGGGTCACGGTGTCGCCGTTATATTTTTCTTGCTTCTGGCTATTGCCGCTATCACTTCTGGAATTTCTCTGCTGGAGGTTGTGGTGGCTTACTTCATCGACCAACGTGGATGGCCACGAAAAAAAGCCGTGCTTATTGTCGGATTAATGATCTTTGCTTTTGGTGTTCCCAGCGGATTATCGTTCGGGGTCATGGCAGATATCAAGTTTCTTGGAATGAACTTTTTTGACCATGTCGATAACATCGCTTCCAATTATTTCCTTCCATTGGGTGGTATGTTAACAGCAATTTTCGTCGGTTGGGTTTGGGGTACGAAAAACGCGCATGAAGAAATTGAAAAAAATGAAAACAAATTTGGTTTTCCCTGGGCACAGTGCTGGGAGTTCCTGATCCGCTATATCAGCCCGGTAGCGGTCGGCTTTGTTTTCATCGCCAAATTCTTTCCTTGA